The Candidatus Mycolicibacterium alkanivorans genome contains a region encoding:
- a CDS encoding extradiol ring-cleavage dioxygenase: MAGLLRKALHDPGIPAAEKDPANWPELMRREWGSDEGRSAAAAHRASLVAGFERARNALDEFAPDVVLIWGDDQYENFREDIIPPFSVQAYDDMEIRPWAQADHSSDMVDRPNVWGEAADTTAFKVRGRRDVAKHLVSSLLERGIDAAYAYQPLHHPGLPHAFLNAILYLDYHRTGFDYPVLPFPINCYGRRVISYQGFASRVDDIRELDPPSPHPARMMAVGAAVGQIMADSPWRVALVASSSWSHAFLCDKTWRLRPDTATDRHLYERLAAGDVDAWRTVSLTDLEESGQQELLNWFPLLGAMEALGTPRPSWTEFIETDVFNSNKVFALYHP, from the coding sequence ATGGCCGGCCTGCTGCGTAAGGCCCTCCACGATCCGGGCATTCCCGCCGCGGAGAAGGACCCAGCGAATTGGCCGGAGTTAATGCGGCGGGAATGGGGCTCTGACGAAGGGCGGTCGGCAGCCGCGGCGCATCGCGCCTCCCTGGTCGCCGGTTTCGAGCGTGCCCGCAACGCCCTCGACGAGTTCGCTCCAGACGTCGTGCTGATCTGGGGCGATGACCAGTACGAGAATTTCCGCGAGGACATCATTCCTCCCTTCTCGGTGCAGGCCTACGACGACATGGAAATCCGGCCGTGGGCACAGGCTGATCACTCCTCGGACATGGTCGACCGCCCCAACGTGTGGGGCGAGGCCGCCGACACGACGGCATTCAAGGTCCGGGGCCGCCGAGACGTGGCCAAGCACCTGGTGAGCTCGTTGCTCGAACGCGGCATCGACGCCGCCTACGCTTATCAGCCGCTGCACCATCCGGGCCTGCCCCACGCGTTCCTCAACGCCATCCTCTATCTCGATTACCACCGCACGGGTTTCGACTATCCCGTCCTCCCGTTTCCCATCAATTGCTACGGGCGCCGGGTCATCAGCTATCAGGGGTTTGCCAGCCGGGTCGATGACATCCGGGAGCTCGATCCGCCCTCGCCGCATCCGGCCCGCATGATGGCGGTCGGCGCGGCAGTCGGCCAAATCATGGCCGACTCGCCGTGGCGGGTCGCTCTGGTGGCCTCGTCGAGTTGGTCGCATGCCTTCTTGTGCGACAAGACCTGGCGGTTGCGGCCCGACACGGCCACCGACCGGCACCTGTACGAGCGGCTCGCCGCCGGTGATGTCGACGCGTGGCGCACGGTGTCGCTGACCGATCTGGAGGAATCGGGCCAGCAGGAACTGCTCAACTGGTTCCCGCTGCTGGGAGCCATGGAAGCACTCGGAACTCCGAGACCGTCCTGGACAGAGTTCATCGAGACCGACGTCTTCAACTCCAACAAGGTCTTCGCCCTTTACCATCCCTGA
- a CDS encoding MarR family winged helix-turn-helix transcriptional regulator, which produces MSTQPADRPAAIGRAGLSVPEQVIRSAREAGDDLDRESLTAMMMLYRAVAAVDRTHAAELAPYKLSLGQFQALSVLHRVQEPVTMGELAELLSVRRANLTGLIDTLARRSLVQRVLNPRDRRSFLVEITPAAERLLEEFLPHHWRYLSTLTSGLASGELRQLAQLLDRLRNSVESAPPCPSSTATNGQRDARDGIRTPTGPSALR; this is translated from the coding sequence GTGAGCACGCAGCCCGCCGATCGACCCGCCGCCATCGGGCGGGCCGGGTTGTCGGTGCCCGAGCAAGTCATTCGCAGCGCGCGTGAGGCCGGCGATGATCTCGACCGGGAGTCGCTGACCGCGATGATGATGCTCTACCGCGCGGTCGCGGCGGTGGACCGCACGCATGCGGCGGAACTGGCGCCCTACAAGCTCAGTTTGGGCCAGTTTCAGGCGCTCAGCGTGTTGCACCGAGTGCAGGAGCCGGTCACGATGGGCGAGCTGGCCGAATTGCTGTCGGTTCGGCGCGCCAACCTCACTGGCCTGATCGACACCCTGGCGCGGCGGTCGCTGGTGCAGCGGGTGCTCAACCCTCGCGACCGGCGTTCGTTTCTGGTCGAGATCACCCCGGCCGCCGAAAGGTTGCTCGAGGAATTCCTGCCGCACCACTGGCGCTACCTCAGCACCCTGACCAGCGGGTTGGCAAGCGGGGAGCTACGCCAGCTGGCGCAGTTGCTGGACCGGCTGCGGAACTCTGTCGAATCTGCCCCCCCGTGCCCGTCATCGACCGCTACCAACGGCCAGCGAGACGCGCGCGATGGCATCCGGACACCAACGGGACCATCCGCCCTGCGCTGA
- a CDS encoding amidohydrolase family protein, with protein sequence MAQPTVRSERLAGLTQGMIDFHTHAIDPDLPDVGAAHAGCFPRVERTGERSAQIVLDDRPYRRIDDTCWSTAARICDMDREGIAVQVLSPIPVTLCHEQPAPGAAELARAQNDFLAAMVASAPHRFVALGAVPMQDPALAVAELTRCVTELGFVGVEIGTRIGELELTDAQFTPFFDAASSLSAVIFIHPVDRDLDPRATRLGLAFGLGMPTETAAAAAALLSAGVVQAASAARIVLAHGAGALPALLPRLDRGQHLTAAAETGGPISQAARRLWCDSLTYDDASLRLAVRRLGEDHVVLGTDYPFAAREQPAGAVLAHLEPHLRQRIGTTNACALCAGRTTRTVTVGT encoded by the coding sequence ATGGCACAGCCGACGGTGCGGTCGGAGCGGCTCGCGGGTCTCACCCAGGGAATGATCGATTTTCACACCCACGCGATCGACCCCGATCTGCCCGACGTGGGGGCCGCGCACGCGGGGTGCTTTCCCCGGGTCGAGCGCACCGGTGAACGCAGCGCCCAGATTGTCCTCGACGACCGCCCGTATCGCCGCATCGACGACACCTGCTGGTCGACGGCGGCGCGGATCTGCGATATGGATCGTGAGGGCATCGCTGTGCAGGTTCTTTCCCCGATCCCGGTGACGTTGTGCCATGAACAACCCGCGCCAGGAGCCGCGGAGTTGGCGCGCGCCCAGAACGACTTTCTGGCCGCCATGGTCGCCTCGGCGCCACACCGATTCGTGGCCCTCGGCGCGGTTCCGATGCAAGACCCAGCGCTCGCTGTCGCGGAACTGACCCGGTGCGTGACCGAGCTCGGATTCGTCGGCGTCGAGATCGGCACCCGCATTGGCGAACTCGAACTCACCGATGCCCAGTTCACCCCGTTCTTCGACGCCGCGTCGTCACTGTCTGCGGTGATCTTCATCCACCCGGTCGACCGCGACCTTGATCCGCGTGCGACCAGGCTGGGGTTGGCGTTCGGCTTGGGCATGCCCACCGAAACCGCGGCCGCCGCCGCTGCGCTGCTGTCCGCCGGCGTCGTGCAGGCCGCGTCCGCAGCGCGCATCGTCCTTGCGCACGGCGCAGGTGCGCTTCCCGCCCTGCTGCCACGTCTGGACCGCGGGCAACATCTGACAGCCGCCGCCGAAACCGGCGGGCCGATCTCTCAGGCAGCGCGCCGGCTGTGGTGCGATTCGTTGACCTATGACGACGCGAGCCTGCGACTGGCGGTGCGCCGCTTGGGCGAAGACCACGTTGTGCTGGGCACCGACTACCCCTTCGCGGCGCGCGAACAACCCGCCGGCGCTGTCCTGGCGCACCTCGAGCCACATCTGCGGCAACGCATCGGCACCACCAACGCCTGCGCCCTGTGCGCGGGTCGGACCACCCGAACTGTGACGGTTGGGACG
- a CDS encoding FAD-dependent oxidoreductase, with protein sequence MTYVITQSCCKDASCVSVCPVDCIGPVGAPGESTDSEMLYIDPAACIDCGACVQECPVGAIYHHDELPPGQQRFGDINARYFQLHPSPADQPVPRRDHAPVRPGSLRVAIVGAGPAGCYAAGELTRIDGVQVAMFERLPTPYGLLRAGVAPDHQHTKAIADLFDTALCHPRLQCHFNVEVGRDLTHQELLAHHHAVIYATGASASRDLGLPGEYLPGSHTAAEFVGWYNGHPDHADAEFALSGQRAVIIGNGNVALDVARIMLSEPDELARTDIAQHAVDALSTSAIREVVIVARRGLRDAAFSVGEFLALGNLDRVDVVIEGADLHDAPGDDAETALKVEIAREFAQRSPTSTHKRMVFRFLTTPVEVVGDGRVEGLGVRGPGGQTVVIETSLLLRSIGYRSHPIPGVPFDPGSGRVPHDNGRVRDHDGQPAPGVYVTGWVKRGPRGVIGTNRGCAEQTVTQLWTDFDNGLLTRDIDEHTALIGLLAERGVQPLAWQDWCAIDTAERQRGLDRSRPRDKFVRIADALAAAKK encoded by the coding sequence ATGACGTATGTGATCACCCAGAGCTGCTGCAAGGACGCCAGCTGCGTGTCGGTGTGCCCGGTCGACTGCATCGGGCCCGTCGGCGCGCCGGGAGAATCCACTGACTCCGAGATGCTCTACATCGACCCGGCGGCGTGCATCGACTGCGGCGCCTGCGTGCAAGAGTGTCCCGTCGGCGCCATCTACCACCACGACGAATTGCCGCCCGGCCAGCAGCGGTTCGGCGACATCAACGCCCGCTACTTCCAGCTCCACCCCTCCCCAGCCGACCAGCCGGTGCCGCGCCGCGATCATGCCCCGGTGCGGCCCGGGTCGCTTCGCGTGGCGATCGTGGGCGCCGGACCCGCAGGCTGTTACGCCGCCGGCGAGCTGACTCGCATCGACGGGGTGCAGGTGGCGATGTTTGAGCGGCTACCCACGCCATACGGGCTGCTGCGCGCTGGAGTGGCACCCGACCACCAACACACCAAAGCCATCGCCGACCTGTTCGACACCGCGCTGTGTCATCCCCGGCTGCAGTGTCACTTCAACGTCGAGGTTGGCCGCGACCTCACCCACCAAGAACTGCTCGCGCACCACCACGCGGTGATCTACGCGACCGGAGCCAGCGCCAGCCGGGACCTGGGGCTGCCCGGCGAATACCTGCCCGGCAGCCACACGGCTGCGGAGTTCGTCGGCTGGTACAACGGCCATCCCGATCACGCCGACGCCGAATTCGCCTTGTCCGGCCAGCGGGCGGTGATCATCGGCAACGGCAACGTCGCGTTAGACGTCGCCCGCATCATGCTCAGCGAGCCCGATGAGCTGGCACGTACTGACATCGCCCAGCACGCGGTGGATGCGTTATCCACCAGCGCGATACGGGAGGTCGTCATCGTGGCGCGGCGCGGACTGCGCGACGCCGCCTTCTCGGTCGGGGAGTTCCTGGCCCTGGGTAATCTGGACCGTGTCGACGTCGTCATCGAGGGCGCCGACCTGCACGACGCTCCCGGCGACGACGCGGAAACCGCGCTCAAGGTCGAAATCGCCCGTGAATTCGCCCAGCGGAGCCCAACGTCAACCCACAAAAGAATGGTCTTCCGGTTCCTGACGACACCGGTCGAGGTCGTCGGTGACGGCAGGGTAGAGGGGCTAGGTGTCCGCGGCCCAGGTGGCCAAACCGTCGTCATCGAGACATCGCTGCTACTGCGGTCCATCGGCTACCGCAGCCACCCCATCCCCGGGGTGCCGTTCGACCCGGGCAGCGGCCGGGTGCCCCACGACAACGGGCGCGTGCGCGATCACGACGGTCAACCAGCACCCGGTGTCTATGTCACGGGCTGGGTCAAACGGGGACCACGCGGAGTGATCGGCACCAACCGCGGCTGCGCCGAACAAACGGTGACACAGCTGTGGACAGACTTCGACAACGGCCTGCTCACCCGAGATATCGACGAGCATACCGCCCTGATCGGCCTGCTGGCCGAACGCGGTGTCCAGCCACTGGCCTGGCAGGACTGGTGTGCGATCGACACCGCCGAACGCCAACGCGGACTCGACAGGTCCCGTCCCCGTGACAAGTTCGTACGGATCGCCGACGCACTCGCCGCGGCAAAGAAGTAA